In the genome of Methylomagnum ishizawai, the window CGCTGTTCTCGACGCCCTCGGCCATGAGCCACGAAGCCTACGCCAAGTGGAGCGGCGAGGACTTCAACCGGGGCCGGGCACCGCGTTATCAGCAGGTGTTCGACATTTCCTGGGAGGCGCTCAACAAGGGAGTGCTGGGGCCGGACAAGATTTGGCGGCATATCGTCACGGTGGAGGATGCCGAGCGGCAGGGTTGCGACCTATTCGATATCGAGGAGCTGCGCACCGAGTACAGCCGGGACGATTTCGACAACCTGTTCATGTGCAAATTCATCGACGATGCCCAGAGCGCGTTCCCGCTGGATTTGCTGCTCAGGTGTACGGTCGATCCGGCCAGTTGGAAGCATTACCGGGCCGATAAGCCGCGGCCCTTGGGCAACCATCCGCTGTCGCTGGGCTACGACCCGGCCTCGACCGGGGATTCGGCCAGCCTGGCCTATTGCGAGGTGCCGCTGCGGCCTATCGACAAATGGCGGGTGTTGAAGCGGGACCGTTGGGTGAAGCAGAGCCTGGACTTCCAGGCCAACCGGATCAAGGACGCGACCCTGAGGTTCAACGTGGTGTTCCTGGGGATCGACGCCACCGGGATGGGCTGGGGCGTGAGCGAGTTGGTCAAGGCGTTCTATCCGATGATGACGCCGTTCGCCTATTCGCCGCAGGTGAAGACGGAATTGGTGATGAAGGGCGTGATGACGATGGAGTCCGGGCGGTTGGAGTTCGACGCCGGGGACCGGGAGTTGTTGCAGGCGTTCCTGTCGATCCGCAAGACGATGACCGGGGGCGGCGGGCAAAGCACCTATCAAGCGCCCCGGAAGGACGGCCAACATGCCGACGCGGCCTGGTCGGTATTGCACGCCTTGCAGTTCGAGAAGCTGGACGCCAGCGGGGCGAACGAGGCGACGGTTTCGAGGTTGAATTGATTTGTCAACCCATGGAATTAGGGGGATTTCGTGGGTTGACTCAGGAAGAGGCGCGAGCTTGCGGTTCGTTAAGCATCGTTAAGCACCATTAAGCACCGTTAAGGCCGATTCAAGATTAAGCTGGGAGGTTTTTTATGCGCGATAAGCAAGGTGGGAAAACAGGCTGGGCGGGCCTATACCAGCCCAAGGATCGGCCCGGCGCGGCGGTTCCATCGGCGCGGGAACGGCCCGACGCCGTGGCGTTGGCCCGGATGGACATTTGCCAGAATTGTCGGCTGCCGAAGGGGATGCACGTCAATGGACAATGCGGGAAATTCCCGCAACGGGGGGCACGATGAAAATTCCGCCGATCAACCTGTGGACGGTGAACCAAGCGTGGCTGTTGGCGTTGGCGCTGGCCATCGCGCCGATGAAGGGGGCGGCGTTGCGGGTGGGTTTGAGGGGGAAACCGGAAGTGGAGTGGCCTCATGAACCTACTTGACTCCCTAACCGGCCTGTTCGATAGCAGCCGCAACGGCTGGAACAGCCTATCCGCCGCGCTGCAAAGCGACCGGCCCGCCCAGGGCGATGGCCACGTCTTTACCTTTGGCGACCCGGTGCCCGTCCTACGCGACCAGATGATGGACTATATCGGCGTGTTCCAGGATATTGCGGGGCCATATTATGCCCCGCCGGTGTCCTTGACCGGCCTCGCCAGGATCAGCAAGGCCAACCCGCACCATAATTCCATCCTCGAATTCAAATCGAATATGGTCTGGACCCATTTCCAGGACAATCCCTATATCAGCCGCCGGGATATGCGGGCGGCGGCCTGGGATTACGCCGTGCTGGAAAACGCCTACTTCCAGAAAATCTACAACCGGCTGGGCGGGCTGCTGGCCCTTAAGCGCCTCCCGGCGATCACCATGCGCCGGGGCGTGGACCCGGAGGTGTTCTTCCAGGTACCGAGCGTCTACCAATATGGCTATAGCTGGGGACGCCCCATCGAATTCAAACCCGGCGAGGTCGTCCACATCAAGGGCTGCGATATCCTCCAGGACGTGTACGGCGTGCCCAAGTATCTCGGGGGCGTCCAATCGGTACTGCTGTCGGAGGACGCCACCCTGTTCCGCCGCAAGTTCTACCGCAACGGCGCGGCCATGGGCTATGTGTTCGCCACCATCAACAGCTTCAGCAAGGACACCGCCAAGGATGTCGAGGCCCAGATCAAGGCCAGCATCGGCGACGGCAACTTTTCCAACCTCTACCTCAACATCCCCAACACCAACGCCCGCGACCCGATCAAGGTCTTCCCCATCGGCGATATCAAGACCGCCGACGATTACGACAAGATATGGAACATGAACATCCGGCAGGTGTTGGCGATGCACCGGATGTATCCCGGCATCGCCGGGGTGATCCCGGACAACTACACCGGCTTCGGCGACCTGATGAAGACCGCCGAGGTGTACTTCCGCCTGGAGGTGCCCGCGCTGTGGCTGGCCTTCGAGGCGTTGAACGAGCATCTGCCGATCCACAGCCCGGCGCTATGGCGGGAACCAGATTGGTTGCAAGCGGCGGCGTAGTCCACCATCGGATACAATCCCAGCATCAAAGAGGGAGGAGAACCATGCGCGTCAAGTGCCATAATTGCGGCAAGCCCGCCGTCATCACCCACCGCGTCCCGCTGACCCACGGGGTCGACGACCTCTATTGCACCTGCAAGCACTGCGGGTCGCGCTTCGTCTCCACCCTCGCCTTCAAGCACCCCGTCGAACCGGCCACGCCCGCCGCCATCGCCGCCGCCCTGCTCTTGTCCCTCCCACCCGCCGACCGCGCCCGCGTCGTCCAGCAGGCGGAACTCTTCACGGCCTGATCCCGTCCCCGTTCCTTCCGCCCGACGCCGGGCCGCGCCCCGGTGGCAACGGCGGGCGGGCGTGGCTTTTCCACCCCTACAGCGCACCTCCCCCCGAGCCTGCGGCGTTTATGCTCTATATGGGTGCGCCGCCATGTGCTTCCCGCCACAAGCCGCGCGCCATACGGCTTCCGTGGCGCGGGCCGCTGCCACGGACTGCTATAATCCGCCATCCATCGCCATGCCCGCCAAGCCCCAGAATCCCCCCCAACCCGCGCCCGCCGTGGCTTTCCCAGCTTTTTACCCGCCAGCGCGGTGCCATCGGCCCGCGCAACCCTCGGGCGAAAACTGAGGAAGCCCTATCGAAAAGGGTGACGTAAAAAACCGGCCCCTCGAAATCCATCCCAAGCCATTGATCCGCAAGGGCGAAACCGCATGTCCCGCGCCCGGTGACATCGGGTGGGATGGCCGGTGACGTTTTCCTAAGCCATTGATCCGATTGGACTTAATTCCGTGGCTCCGAGAGGAAAAGTTACACTCCGAAAGTGTAACCACATGACCATCATCCCGCCCAAATATGACCCGCCCCCGGAATCGCCCCAGCCCTTGCCAGCCGTAGCTTCCAGGGGATTCTTAACCTTCGCCTTACTAACGTCACCCTTATTGACCCCCCTTCCTCAATTTTTCGGCCTTCGCGTGTGCGTATCGTGCGCCCGTGTGCGTATACGCTCATTCCGCTATTTATAACGGTATTTGCAACACGCATACGAAGGGTTGGACAGGATCGAGGCGGTTCCGGCGAGCCGGGCGGGCGCGGTGGGAAGGGATGGGATTGGGAGGCCGGAAAGTGCGTTACCTTCTTCCGGAGGGAGGGGATTCCTGGCTTGGCGTCCCCAGGATCGGGCGGTTCGGGTCGATGCCGCCGACCAGGGCGATCCGCGCCGGGCGCTTCACGCCGTCCGGCTGGGGTGGCCCTTCCGTCAGCGCCGGAGTAGCCGCAGCACGTAGATCAGCGCCACCGCCCCGCAGGTGGCGACGATGATGCGTCCCACCAAGCCGCTGGCGTGCAGGCCCAGCACGCGGAACAGGAAGCCCCCGACGAACGCGCCCAGCACGCCCACCGCGATATCGCCCGCCACGCCGTAGCCGCCGCCCCGCATTAGCCGACCGGCCAGCCAGCCCGCGACCAGCCCCACCAAAACCAGTGTGATCAAACCCATGGCGTCCTCCCGTGGTGTCCGCTGTGGAAAACCCGCTTGTACACCCGAAACCCTTCCGTTTGCCACCCGATTACGCCGCGCCCATCGCACGGGCCACGGCCTATCCCTTGTCGCATCCCACCGGTACGACCCATGACCCTTTCGGCTTCGTGGTCCTGGCGTCGCCGGTGACGGGCAGTTTCTCCCCCGTACGCTTTTCGATATCCGCCACGGTCACGAGGTAGCCGTCGAGCTTGGCCTTCGTCGCGTCTTTCGTGTTCGGCACGATCCAGGCGATGGCGTTGCCGTTGCCGCGCACCACCACCTTCCAGAAGGCGTCCGGCGTCCGCACGCCATGGCTTTTGACGAACAGGTCGTTCGCGGCGTTGTTCCCCCAGATCACCCCGCCCAGGACCAGCAATTCGTCGATATCCCGGTAGCATTCGACGATTTCCTCGGTCAGCAGCCACGCGCCACGGTTCATGTTGGAGGCTTGCGGGAGGATGTTGGTCATGTAGTTGGATTGCTTGATCGAGACCGGGGAGGCGTCCAGGTGGTTCGCGGGGACTTGGTGGCCCCGGTCGTAGCCCTGGCCGTAAGCGGCGGCGCTGGTTTGTTGGCATTCCTTCGGCACGCTGGGATCGAGCTTGAAGTCTTCGGCGCGGGGTTCGTGCCCGGTATCGCGCTGGGCGTTGTAGCGGAACTTCACCGCCGCCCGTTCCTTGCAGTCCAGCCAGACGGTGAATCCCTCATAGTTGAGCCGCAGCAGGCCGCCCTCGCGCACGGTCTCGGTCGGTGGCAGTCCGGCCTTGCCGGGCGTGGCCTGGGCGGGCGGTTGCGGGGTGGCCGGGGTGGGAATAGGACGCTGGGTGTGGTGTCCCCCGCCACAGGCGGAGAGGACGGCGGCAAGGAGCAGGGGCAGGCAGCGGATTGGGCGCATGGTGTGGACTCAAGGGCAAAAGCCGGGGAGTCTAGCCGAAAATGGAGATCGTGTAGTTCCGATACGCGCCGCGTTATTTAGCGGCAACCCTCGTACCTGTGGACACCATCGAAAGCAACCGGTGGCGAGGCAGCGGCGCTTGAATAAGCCTGCAAGGGAGAGAGCATGAAATCCGTGCGATTATGCTGCACTAATCGCACCTACGGGCTGGTAGATCGCGAACAGGATGGCGTCGAAGAGTGGCGCGTAATCGGGGTCGAAGGGGCAGTTGATGAAGACGTTCAGGTCATATTCGGAGGGCATGGGGATTCAGAGGTTCCCTAATACCTTGGCGATGGCGATATTGACGTCGCGGTTGCTGCGCTTGTGTTTGACCGGGGCTGGTTTGATGGGGGTTTTGTCGCGCTCGCCCACGCCCAGCACTTGCTGGATTTGGCCGTTCGCGCCCCGGACGATCACGGGGGTGCCCTGTCCGGCGATCTTCCGCGCCGCTTGCAAGGCTTCGGTTTTGTTGCGGTAGGTGGTGGCGTCGGCGTCGGCGCTGGCGCTCTGGGTGGTCCAGCCGTGATTGCTATTCCTGGATAGGACGACGGGTTTTTTCATGGTGTATTCCCCGATGCGGGACCAGGGGCTTGACCTCTATGTTATCAGCCAGCGCAACTCCGATGAGCGAAGCGTAATCGGAGGCATGATCCGGTGCGATTACGCTGTGTTAACCGCACCGACTGACTACGAATTAGGCAGCAGCATAACGACCTAGATAGTCTTCTTCTAAGCCGTCCAGCATATCTAGGCGGGCATTGACGATAAGCTGGTCCCATGATGGCAAATGGTCGGCATCAATGGCTAACCGTGCGCCAAAGAGGTGTGCATGTACTTCCCTTGCCCACCAGCCCATAAAATTATTCTCCGAAGGTGCCTCAAAAGATTTACGCGCCGATTCCACATCTCCTGCAACAACGGATGCGCCATTAATGGGGTGTAAATACGGTTGTAAACAATGTCCTAAAGCACCCAAGATGTCGGCAGTGGCATCATCTTTCACCTCATCGGTTAAGCGGGCGCGTCCCTCTCCCAATAACGCTAGGGGGTGTAAACGCGCGTCTAGCCGCGCCAAGCGCTTCCAATCAGGCACAGACGCCAAACCGCCGACAACCCGTTCGGCACGAGCCAAGGCGTAGCGAACCCGGCTACTGCCAGGAAAACGCTTGGCAGCTTGGCGGAGTAATTCCAAAGCCATGCCTATATCACCCGCGCCGATTTCCAGTAACCCTGCCTCGCTGACCGCCAGTGCATCCGTTTCAAATACCAAAAGGCGCTTCAATAACTTTTCCGCCCGCTCCCGTACATAGCCAGGCAAGATATAACTGGCATTTTGACCAGTGACGCGACGCCAACACCGGATGAGATAAGCATCGGCGGTGAGAATTTGGATTTCATTCTCACACAGTGAGGGTGTAACGAGTGAAGGTGGCGCTAAAGCATTGGTTGCCTCGCTTCCTATGGGGTCGGAAACAGGAAGTGAGAACGCCTCCGCTTCAATAATAGCTGGAATGGCTTGCTCCTCGGCTTCGGATTCGGATTGATCTGGCAGTTCCTCCCGCGATGCCAAAGCATCCTCGTAGTCAGGGACAATCTGTAAAACCTGCTCCTCAACTCCAGGTCGGCTTGGCAACTTTTCCTGCAATGCTAGAGCAATTTCATGGTCGGGGGCGATCAACAAAACATGCTCTACCAAATCCAGTGCTTCGTCGAACTTACGTTGTTGATATAATATTTTCGCTAAAGCGCACATAGCATCGATATTTTCAGGAGATTCCAGCAAAGCTTGGCGGCATTGCTGGGTTTTTTGTTCCAATCGAGAGATAAGCTTTTCTAGCTGCTTTAAGTTATCGCGGGTGATCTTATTATCTGGAACAAGAATCAAGGCCCGAGAATAATATTCCTTGGCTTCTTTATGTTTATGGCAGATTTCTAATATTACGGCTAGACCAACATTCGCTATCTCGTTGTCCGGGAAGCGGTCCAGGGTCCGCCGGTACTGCGCCTCGGCCTCCTCCAGCCTGCGCTGGGCCTTGAGCACTTCGGCCAAGCCGGTGCTGGCGACCTCGCTGTCCGGGAAGCGGTCCAGGGTCCGCCGGTACTGCGCCTCGGCCTCCTCCAGCCTGCGCTGGGCCTTGAGCACTTCGGCCAAGCCGTTGCTGGCGAACTCGCTGTCCGGGAAGCGGTCCAGGGTCCGCCGGTACTGCGCCTCGGCCTCCTCCAGCCTGCGCTGGGCCTTGAGCACTTCGGCCAAGCCGGTGCTGGCGACCTCGCTGTCCGGGAAGCGGTCCAGGGTCCGCCGGTACTGCGCCTCGGCCTCCTCCAGCCTGCGCTGGGCCTTGAGCACTTCGGCCAAGCCGTTGCTGGCGAACTCGCTGTCCGGGAAGCGCCGGTACTGCGCCTCGGCCTCCTCCAGCCTGCGCTGGGCCTTGAGCACTTCGGCCAAGCCGTTGCTGGCGACCTCGCTGTCCGGGAAGCGGTCCAGGGTCCGCCGGTACTGCGCCTCGGCCTCCTCCAGCCTGCGCTGGGCCTTGAGCACTTCGGCCAAGCCGTTGCTGGCGAACTCGCTGTCCGGGAAGCGGTCCAGGGTCCGCCGGTACTGCGCCTCGGCCTCCTCCAGCCTGCGCTGGGCCTTGAGCACTTCGGCCAAGCCGTTGCTGGCGAACTCGCTGTCCGGGAAGCGGTCCAGGGTCCGCCGGTACTGCGCCTCGGCCTCCTCCAGCCTGCGCTGGGCCTTGAGCACTTCGGCCAAGCCGTTGCTGGCGACCTCGCTGTCCGGGAAGCGGTCCAGGGTCCGCCGGTACTGCGCCTCGGCCTCCTCCAGCCTGCGCTGGGCCTTGAGCACTTCGGCCAAGCCGTTGCTGGCGAACTCGCTGTCCGGGAAGCGGTCCAGGGTCCGCCGGTACTGCGCCTCGGCCTCCTCCAGCCTGCGCTGGGCCTTGAGCACTTCGGCCAAGCCGTTGCTGGCGAACTCGCTGTCCGGGAAGCGGTCCAGGGTCCGCCGGTACTGCGCCTCGGCCTCCTCCAGCCTGCGCTGGGCCTTGAGCACTTCGGCCAAGCCGTTGCTGGCGACCTCGCTGTCCGGGAAGCGGTCCAGGGTCCGCCGGTACTGCGCCTCGGCCTCCTCCAGCCTGCGCTGGGCCTTGAGCACTTCGGCCAAGCCGGTGCTGGCGACCTCGCTGTCCGGGAAGCGGTCCAGGGTCCGCCGGTACTGCGCCTCGGCCTCCTCCAGCCTGCGCTGGGCCTTGAGCACTTCGGCCAAGCCGTTGCTGGCGAACTCGCTGTCCGGGAAGCGGTCCAGGGTCCGCCGGTACTGCGCCTCGGCCTCCTCCAGCCTGCGCTGGGCCTTGAGCACTTCGGCCAAGCCG includes:
- a CDS encoding phage portal protein, which encodes MNLLDSLTGLFDSSRNGWNSLSAALQSDRPAQGDGHVFTFGDPVPVLRDQMMDYIGVFQDIAGPYYAPPVSLTGLARISKANPHHNSILEFKSNMVWTHFQDNPYISRRDMRAAAWDYAVLENAYFQKIYNRLGGLLALKRLPAITMRRGVDPEVFFQVPSVYQYGYSWGRPIEFKPGEVVHIKGCDILQDVYGVPKYLGGVQSVLLSEDATLFRRKFYRNGAAMGYVFATINSFSKDTAKDVEAQIKASIGDGNFSNLYLNIPNTNARDPIKVFPIGDIKTADDYDKIWNMNIRQVLAMHRMYPGIAGVIPDNYTGFGDLMKTAEVYFRLEVPALWLAFEALNEHLPIHSPALWREPDWLQAAA
- a CDS encoding ogr/Delta-like zinc finger family protein, producing MRVKCHNCGKPAVITHRVPLTHGVDDLYCTCKHCGSRFVSTLAFKHPVEPATPAAIAAALLLSLPPADRARVVQQAELFTA
- a CDS encoding GlsB/YeaQ/YmgE family stress response membrane protein — translated: MGLITLVLVGLVAGWLAGRLMRGGGYGVAGDIAVGVLGAFVGGFLFRVLGLHASGLVGRIIVATCGAVALIYVLRLLRR
- a CDS encoding DNA/RNA non-specific endonuclease translates to MRPIRCLPLLLAAVLSACGGGHHTQRPIPTPATPQPPAQATPGKAGLPPTETVREGGLLRLNYEGFTVWLDCKERAAVKFRYNAQRDTGHEPRAEDFKLDPSVPKECQQTSAAAYGQGYDRGHQVPANHLDASPVSIKQSNYMTNILPQASNMNRGAWLLTEEIVECYRDIDELLVLGGVIWGNNAANDLFVKSHGVRTPDAFWKVVVRGNGNAIAWIVPNTKDATKAKLDGYLVTVADIEKRTGEKLPVTGDARTTKPKGSWVVPVGCDKG
- a CDS encoding DUF2188 domain-containing protein yields the protein MKKPVVLSRNSNHGWTTQSASADADATTYRNKTEALQAARKIAGQGTPVIVRGANGQIQQVLGVGERDKTPIKPAPVKHKRSNRDVNIAIAKVLGNL
- a CDS encoding tetratricopeptide repeat protein; its protein translation is MNFNPAASFAGRRVPLWLQQFSQEPDAALHDLLMGRAALGHLGAAEPSEVLLDWLHLLNADFSAALDTAMAGWITTHWGDSLPEGSAGHAALTAEAWIRACDVIALDSRLAQAAAALRHHFLEQPRFLESLSEGRARDPQGRAWQALARHQTDRSLLPQWWQLCRLPPDQPWRRGACGIDGLLFLPAKNPQQSGGFPYEAAEGLACLGAALWQRHQEGWLKAETAREEWLNIAQVAELAAPFPQRWEDFWRTAQAEPRCQAWAQWIRSLHSNLGQVKARTVSHRADPAWPRRATDLVNRIKNGDASAISEAEKLLDEERRYAEVSGDTGPYTLSAVRFSSNARRQGWFLQALAWLEPARELAPWNEYVWNNVVTCLRKLDRPDVLKVAMEAVKRFPDSEVASTGLAEVLKAQRRLEEAEAQYRRTLDRFPDSEFASNGLAEVLKAQRRLEEAEAQYRRTLDRFPDSEFASNGLAEVLKAQRRLEEAEAQYRRTLDRFPDSEVASTGLAEVLKAQRRLEEAEAQYRRTLDRFPDSEVASNGLAEVLKAQRRLEEAEAQYRRTLDRFPDSEFASNGLAEVLKAQRRLEEAEAQYRRTLDRFPDSEFASNGLAEVLKAQRRLEEAEAQYRRTLDRFPDSEVASNGLAEVLKAQRRLEEAEAQYRRTLDRFPDSEFASNGLAEVLKAQRRLEEAEAQYRRTLDRFPDSEFASNGLAEVLKAQRRLEEAEAQYRRTLDRFPDSEVASNGLAEVLKAQRRLEEAEAQYRRFPDSEFASNGLAEVLKAQRRLEEAEAQYRRTLDRFPDSEVASTGLAEVLKAQRRLEEAEAQYRRTLDRFPDSEFASNGLAEVLKAQRRLEEAEAQYRRTLDRFPDSEVASTGLAEVLKAQRRLEEAEAQYRRTLDRFPDNEIANVGLAVILEICHKHKEAKEYYSRALILVPDNKITRDNLKQLEKLISRLEQKTQQCRQALLESPENIDAMCALAKILYQQRKFDEALDLVEHVLLIAPDHEIALALQEKLPSRPGVEEQVLQIVPDYEDALASREELPDQSESEAEEQAIPAIIEAEAFSLPVSDPIGSEATNALAPPSLVTPSLCENEIQILTADAYLIRCWRRVTGQNASYILPGYVRERAEKLLKRLLVFETDALAVSEAGLLEIGAGDIGMALELLRQAAKRFPGSSRVRYALARAERVVGGLASVPDWKRLARLDARLHPLALLGEGRARLTDEVKDDATADILGALGHCLQPYLHPINGASVVAGDVESARKSFEAPSENNFMGWWAREVHAHLFGARLAIDADHLPSWDQLIVNARLDMLDGLEEDYLGRYAAA